One Chanodichthys erythropterus isolate Z2021 chromosome 10, ASM2448905v1, whole genome shotgun sequence DNA segment encodes these proteins:
- the trim23 gene encoding E3 ubiquitin-protein ligase TRIM23 isoform X2, translated as MRMRLTLLPCTARCVPRTCVPSVPSSPTPPERWPSIGFVCLEDGCQPGPLMCCVCKEYGKHQGHKHAVLEGEANQIRASILDMAHCIRTFTEEVSEYSRKLVGIVQQIEGGEQIVEDSMGMAHTEHVPGTAESARSCVRAYFADLHETLCRQEEMALSVVDAHVRERLIWLRQQQEDMTILLSQVSTACLHCEKTLQQDDCRVVLAKQEINRLLETLQKQQQQFTELADHIQLDAGIPVTFTKDNRVHIGPKMEIRVVTLGLDGAGKTTILFKLKQDEFMQPIPTIGFNVETVEYKNLKFTIWDVGGKHKLRPLWKHYYLNTQAVVFVIDSCHRDRLMESHSELAKLLTEKELRDALLLIFANKQDVPGAVSVEEMTELLSLHKLCCGRSWHIQGCDARSGMGLHEGLDWLSRQLVAAGVLDVA; from the exons ATGAGGATGAGACTCACACTGCTTCCATGTACTGCACGGTGTGTGCCACGCACCTGTGTGCCGAGTGTTCCCAGCTCACCCACTCCACCCGAACGCTGGCCAAGCATCGGC TTTGTCtgcctggaagatggctgccaGCCTGGGCCGCTCATGTGCTGCGTGTGCAAGGAGTACGGAAAGCACCAAGGTCATAAG CATGCTGTACTAGAGGGTGAAGCCAACCAGATTCGAGCTTCCATCCTGGATATGGCACACTGCATCCGTACATTCACAGAGGAAGTGTCAGAGTACTCCAGGAAACTAGTGGGCATTGTGCAGCAGATTGAAGGAGGAGAGCAGATCGTGGAGGACAGCATGGGCATGGCCCACACTGAACAT GTTCCAGGAACAGCAGAAAGTGCCCGGTCTTGTGTACGTGCCTACTTTGCTGATCTACATGAGACGTTGTGTCGTCAAGAGGAAATGGCTCTGAGTGTGGTGGACGCACACGTCCGAGAGAGGCTGATCTGGCTTCGACAGCAGCAGGAGGACATGACCATACTGCTGTCACAAGTGTCCACTGCCTGTCTGCACTGCGAGAAAACACTGCAGCAG GATGATTGCAGGGTGGTTTTGGCGAAACAGGAGATCAACCGACTACTAGAGACACTGcagaaacagcagcagcagtttaCAGAGCTGGCCGACCATATTCAACTGGATGCAGGGATCCCTGTTACTTTCACTAAG gacaACCGTGTGCACATTGGTCCAAAGATGGAGATCCGGGTTGTGACTTTGGGCTTAGATGGAGCTGGCAAAACTACTATTCTCTTCAAACTGAAGCAAGATGAGTTCATGCAGCCCATACCAACTATAG GTTTTAATGTCGAAACTGTTGAATACAAAAACCTGAAATTCACCATTTGGGATGTGGGTGGCAAGCATAAACTCCGTCCACTATGGAAACACTACTATCTGAACACACAAG CGGTGGTGtttgtgattgacagctgtcaCCGAGACCGGCTGATGGAGTCTCACAGTGAACTGGCCAAACTGCTGACAGAGAAAGAACTTAGAGATGCTCTGCTGCTCATCTTCGCCAACAAACAG GACGTTCCTGGTGCGGTATCCGTGGAGGAAATGACTGAGCTCCTGAGCTTACACAAACTGTGCTGTGGCCGCAGCTGGCACATCCAGGGCTGTGACGCCCGCAGCGGTATGGGTCTACACGAGGGGCTGGACTGGCTCTCACGCCAGCTGGTGGCTGCAGGAGTTTTGGATGTGGCCTGA
- the trim23 gene encoding E3 ubiquitin-protein ligase TRIM23 isoform X1, whose translation MSCSHRRVIRWFSPRMAAAVGVNKQASAASMDPCVRHGRGTTANAVKVLECGVCEDVFSLQGDKVPRLLLCGHTVCHDCLTRLPLHGRAVRCPFDRQVTELGDSGVWGLKKNFALLELLERLQNGATNQSGMSEDALRDMGECVIRCDEDETHTASMYCTVCATHLCAECSQLTHSTRTLAKHRRVPLADKPHEKMLCPQHQVHAIEFVCLEDGCQPGPLMCCVCKEYGKHQGHKHAVLEGEANQIRASILDMAHCIRTFTEEVSEYSRKLVGIVQQIEGGEQIVEDSMGMAHTEHVPGTAESARSCVRAYFADLHETLCRQEEMALSVVDAHVRERLIWLRQQQEDMTILLSQVSTACLHCEKTLQQDDCRVVLAKQEINRLLETLQKQQQQFTELADHIQLDAGIPVTFTKDNRVHIGPKMEIRVVTLGLDGAGKTTILFKLKQDEFMQPIPTIGFNVETVEYKNLKFTIWDVGGKHKLRPLWKHYYLNTQAVVFVIDSCHRDRLMESHSELAKLLTEKELRDALLLIFANKQDVPGAVSVEEMTELLSLHKLCCGRSWHIQGCDARSGMGLHEGLDWLSRQLVAAGVLDVA comes from the exons ATGTCATGTTCACACCGACGTGTCATCAGATGGTTCAGTCCGAGGATGGCCGCTGCTGTCGGTGTAAATAAACAGGCAAGCGCAGCGTCGATGGATCCGTGTGTGCGACACGGCCGCGGAACCACCGCTAATGCGGTGAAG GTGTTGGAGTGTGGTGTGTGCGAGGATGTGTTTTCACTACAAGGGGACAAGGTGCCGCGGCTGCTGCTGTGCGGACACACAGTGTGTCACGACTGCTTGACCCGTCTGCCTCTTCACGGCAGGGCAGTTCGCTGCCCTTTTGACAGACAGGTCACAGAGCTGG GAGACTCAGGTGTGTGGGGCCTAAAGAAGAACTTTGCCCTGTTAGAATTGCTTGAACGGCTACAGAATGGAGCCACCAATCAGTCAGGCATGTCAGAGGATGCGCTTCGTGACATGGGCGAG TGTGTAATCCGCTGTGATGAGGATGAGACTCACACTGCTTCCATGTACTGCACGGTGTGTGCCACGCACCTGTGTGCCGAGTGTTCCCAGCTCACCCACTCCACCCGAACGCTGGCCAAGCATCGGCGTGTGCCCCTGGCAGACAAGCCCCATGAGAAGATGCTCTGCCCGCAGCACCAGGTGCACGCCATTGAGTTTGTCtgcctggaagatggctgccaGCCTGGGCCGCTCATGTGCTGCGTGTGCAAGGAGTACGGAAAGCACCAAGGTCATAAG CATGCTGTACTAGAGGGTGAAGCCAACCAGATTCGAGCTTCCATCCTGGATATGGCACACTGCATCCGTACATTCACAGAGGAAGTGTCAGAGTACTCCAGGAAACTAGTGGGCATTGTGCAGCAGATTGAAGGAGGAGAGCAGATCGTGGAGGACAGCATGGGCATGGCCCACACTGAACAT GTTCCAGGAACAGCAGAAAGTGCCCGGTCTTGTGTACGTGCCTACTTTGCTGATCTACATGAGACGTTGTGTCGTCAAGAGGAAATGGCTCTGAGTGTGGTGGACGCACACGTCCGAGAGAGGCTGATCTGGCTTCGACAGCAGCAGGAGGACATGACCATACTGCTGTCACAAGTGTCCACTGCCTGTCTGCACTGCGAGAAAACACTGCAGCAG GATGATTGCAGGGTGGTTTTGGCGAAACAGGAGATCAACCGACTACTAGAGACACTGcagaaacagcagcagcagtttaCAGAGCTGGCCGACCATATTCAACTGGATGCAGGGATCCCTGTTACTTTCACTAAG gacaACCGTGTGCACATTGGTCCAAAGATGGAGATCCGGGTTGTGACTTTGGGCTTAGATGGAGCTGGCAAAACTACTATTCTCTTCAAACTGAAGCAAGATGAGTTCATGCAGCCCATACCAACTATAG GTTTTAATGTCGAAACTGTTGAATACAAAAACCTGAAATTCACCATTTGGGATGTGGGTGGCAAGCATAAACTCCGTCCACTATGGAAACACTACTATCTGAACACACAAG CGGTGGTGtttgtgattgacagctgtcaCCGAGACCGGCTGATGGAGTCTCACAGTGAACTGGCCAAACTGCTGACAGAGAAAGAACTTAGAGATGCTCTGCTGCTCATCTTCGCCAACAAACAG GACGTTCCTGGTGCGGTATCCGTGGAGGAAATGACTGAGCTCCTGAGCTTACACAAACTGTGCTGTGGCCGCAGCTGGCACATCCAGGGCTGTGACGCCCGCAGCGGTATGGGTCTACACGAGGGGCTGGACTGGCTCTCACGCCAGCTGGTGGCTGCAGGAGTTTTGGATGTGGCCTGA